The Fulvivirga ligni genome window below encodes:
- a CDS encoding glycosyltransferase, which translates to MSLQKDAAPLKILTEIAWEVCNQVGGIYTVIRSKAPVMVEKWKDHYCLIGPYVAANAATDFEPFEDTESIIGRAVHACRAKGFEVYHGRWLVSGRPHTVLFNPHSVMHKLGDIKYYFWQNHHIEFTKHDPLMDEVMAFGYMVHHFMSELARICLEKDISLLAHFHEWMAGTAIPEIRREQLPVKTIFTTHATLLGRYLAMNDPDFYNHLPFLDWEYEAKHFDIETTVKIERACVHGAHIFTTVSDVTGRECAYLLGRSPDHILPNGLNIERFSVLHEVQNLHHEYKKILEEFIMSHFFQSYSFDLSKTLYFFTSGRFEYLNKGYDLTLEALARLNWKMKENHVPITVVMFFITKQPAYSINPEVLNSRAMLDKVSQNCDAIVSQIKERLFIHAASGMKDHRLPDLNDLVDDYWKLRYRRTIQSWKKGTLPSIVTHNIVEDGSDPILNYLRSSNLVNNQDDKVKVVYHPDFISSTNPLFGMEYGEFVRACHLGVFPSYYEPWGYTPLECLARGVAAVTSDLSGFGDYIKNVPLGDEDHGVFVVERENKSFECAAENLANILFEFVTKTSRMRVDMRNKSEDLSEYFDWSNLYSEYEKAYEMAEQSYLVNA; encoded by the coding sequence ATGAGTCTCCAAAAAGATGCCGCTCCTTTAAAGATTTTGACCGAGATAGCGTGGGAAGTATGTAATCAGGTAGGGGGTATCTATACGGTAATAAGATCTAAGGCTCCGGTAATGGTGGAGAAATGGAAAGATCATTATTGTTTAATAGGTCCTTATGTGGCTGCAAATGCTGCTACGGACTTTGAGCCCTTCGAAGATACGGAGTCTATTATCGGAAGAGCTGTACATGCCTGCAGAGCTAAGGGTTTTGAAGTATATCACGGTCGTTGGTTAGTCTCAGGAAGACCGCATACGGTTCTGTTTAACCCGCATAGTGTTATGCACAAGCTGGGAGACATCAAATACTATTTCTGGCAGAATCATCATATAGAGTTTACCAAGCATGATCCTTTGATGGATGAAGTGATGGCTTTTGGATATATGGTGCATCATTTTATGTCAGAATTGGCACGCATATGTTTAGAGAAAGATATTAGCCTGCTGGCTCATTTTCATGAGTGGATGGCTGGAACGGCTATCCCTGAAATAAGAAGAGAACAGCTTCCGGTGAAAACCATTTTCACTACCCACGCAACCTTGTTAGGAAGATACTTAGCTATGAATGACCCTGACTTCTATAATCACCTTCCGTTTTTGGATTGGGAATATGAAGCCAAGCATTTTGACATTGAGACTACGGTGAAAATAGAGCGTGCTTGCGTGCACGGAGCCCATATATTCACAACAGTAAGTGATGTTACAGGTAGAGAATGTGCCTATTTGTTAGGCAGAAGCCCTGATCATATCTTGCCTAATGGATTAAATATTGAACGGTTTTCAGTGCTGCATGAGGTGCAAAACCTTCACCACGAATACAAAAAGATACTGGAGGAGTTTATCATGAGTCATTTCTTCCAGAGTTACTCATTTGATTTAAGCAAGACCTTATACTTTTTTACTTCAGGCCGATTCGAATACCTAAATAAAGGTTACGATCTGACCTTAGAAGCATTGGCCAGGCTAAACTGGAAAATGAAGGAGAATCATGTGCCTATAACGGTGGTGATGTTTTTCATTACTAAACAGCCTGCTTACTCCATAAACCCGGAAGTGCTTAATTCCAGGGCTATGTTGGATAAGGTGTCACAAAACTGTGACGCCATTGTAAGCCAGATCAAGGAAAGGTTATTTATTCATGCCGCCAGTGGTATGAAAGATCATAGGCTTCCGGACCTAAACGATTTGGTAGATGATTATTGGAAACTAAGATATAGAAGAACAATTCAATCCTGGAAAAAAGGAACTCTGCCGAGTATTGTAACGCATAATATTGTGGAAGATGGTTCTGATCCTATACTTAACTATTTAAGAAGCAGCAATTTGGTGAACAACCAGGATGACAAAGTGAAGGTGGTTTACCATCCGGATTTCATTTCATCTACTAACCCATTATTTGGAATGGAATATGGCGAGTTCGTGAGGGCATGTCATTTAGGTGTTTTCCCAAGTTACTATGAACCATGGGGTTACACACCGCTGGAGTGTCTGGCAAGGGGAGTGGCAGCTGTTACTTCTGATCTTTCAGGCTTTGGTGACTATATTAAAAATGTACCTCTCGGAGACGAGGATCATGGTGTATTTGTGGTGGAGAGGGAGAATAAGAGCTTTGAATGTGCTGCAGAAAACCTGGCCAACATACTGTTTGAGTTTGTAACTAAAACCAGCAGAATGAGAGTAGACATGAGAAACAAATCAGAAGACCTATCCGAGTACTTCGATTGGTCTAACTTATACTCAGAATATGAAAAAGCTTATGAAATGGCTGAACAAAGCTACCTGGTAAACGCTTAA
- a CDS encoding glycoside hydrolase family 31 protein: protein MENNQDLHTTQEEQGFEGNYIENFQGKVKEEEFHPGVIEAWEKINDRQLMFHGSQSSLEITIVSEYILKFRFSHDGYFEDDFSYAIDPDFKFPDTAHAIEEKEDEFIISTDKINCHLNKYFRTKITDKAGNVIVEDEKGYHWKEEKKFGGNVVITTKIAPEKEQYFGLGDKSTRLNLRDGRFELWGTDCYGYTEETDPVYKNIPFYLGLHENIGYGIFMDNSFRTFFDFGWERDGVTSFWAQGGEMRYYFIYGPDLMSVSERYTMLTGTPELPPMWALGYQQSKWSYYPESVVRDLALKFREMEIPCDVIHLDIDYMDGYRCFTWDKTRFPDPAKMIADLNEQGFKIVVIIDPGIKVDKNYFVYQEGMDNDYFCTRMDGPKMKGSVWPGPCYFPDFTNPLVRNWWAGLYKGLMVDDGVAGVWNDMNEPAVFEEGTFPRDVRHDYDGHPCSHRKGHNVYGMQMARSTYEGQKRFLKPQNKRPFTITRSGYAGLQRFASVWTGDNMATWDHLRIANTQCQRLSASGVSFSGSDVGGFIGTPSGELYVRWVQMATFHPFFRTHSSGDHGDKEPWVFEKEYTDIVKKFISFRYQLLPYIYSTFWQYAERGTPMLKSLHMINQNDPESYYREEEFLLGDNILICPMSLEGSIKRGVYLPKGTWYNYWNDEQFKGGKEIQVVASLQEIPFFVKAGAVIPLQPKMQYTNQITYDQLDLLVYNLEGTLKSELYEDSGEGYDYEKGEHSLKTFETSGDKSVLKLSQTIDGDFSPVYQSYKIVFHGINNPTKVMVDNKETKVTKDENGHYYVNAPRDFNQIIVHKNQQP from the coding sequence ATGGAAAACAACCAAGATTTACATACAACCCAAGAAGAGCAAGGCTTCGAGGGCAATTACATAGAGAATTTTCAAGGCAAGGTAAAAGAAGAGGAATTTCATCCCGGCGTAATTGAAGCCTGGGAGAAAATAAATGACCGCCAGCTGATGTTTCATGGCTCTCAATCTTCTCTTGAAATTACTATTGTTTCAGAATACATTTTAAAATTCAGATTCTCTCATGATGGCTATTTTGAAGACGACTTTTCATATGCCATAGACCCGGACTTTAAATTCCCTGACACTGCTCATGCCATAGAGGAAAAGGAAGACGAATTTATTATCTCTACAGATAAGATTAATTGTCACCTCAATAAATACTTCAGAACCAAAATAACTGATAAGGCAGGCAATGTGATAGTGGAAGATGAAAAAGGCTACCACTGGAAAGAAGAAAAGAAATTTGGCGGTAATGTGGTGATTACCACGAAGATAGCGCCTGAAAAAGAACAATATTTTGGCCTGGGAGATAAGTCTACAAGACTTAACTTAAGAGATGGTAGATTTGAACTGTGGGGTACTGACTGTTATGGTTATACAGAAGAAACCGACCCTGTTTATAAAAACATTCCATTCTATCTGGGCCTTCATGAAAATATCGGTTATGGTATTTTTATGGATAACTCATTCCGAACTTTCTTTGACTTTGGCTGGGAAAGAGATGGCGTAACTAGTTTTTGGGCTCAAGGCGGTGAAATGAGATATTATTTCATTTACGGACCTGATCTCATGAGCGTGAGTGAGCGATATACTATGCTTACCGGTACTCCTGAGCTCCCTCCTATGTGGGCTTTGGGCTACCAGCAAAGCAAATGGAGCTATTACCCCGAGTCTGTGGTAAGAGACCTGGCTTTGAAGTTCCGTGAAATGGAGATCCCTTGCGACGTAATCCATTTAGATATAGACTATATGGATGGCTATCGTTGCTTTACATGGGACAAAACAAGATTTCCAGACCCTGCTAAAATGATCGCCGATCTCAATGAGCAAGGCTTTAAAATAGTGGTGATCATTGATCCGGGCATCAAGGTAGACAAGAATTATTTTGTGTATCAGGAAGGTATGGATAACGATTATTTCTGTACCCGCATGGACGGTCCTAAGATGAAAGGATCTGTATGGCCGGGCCCTTGTTACTTCCCTGATTTTACTAATCCGCTGGTAAGAAACTGGTGGGCAGGCTTATATAAAGGTCTCATGGTAGATGATGGTGTAGCCGGCGTTTGGAATGACATGAACGAACCGGCCGTATTTGAAGAAGGCACCTTCCCGAGAGATGTGCGTCATGATTATGACGGCCACCCATGTAGTCATAGAAAAGGCCATAACGTATATGGCATGCAGATGGCCCGAAGTACTTACGAAGGTCAAAAGCGATTCTTAAAACCTCAAAACAAAAGGCCTTTTACCATCACCCGATCTGGTTATGCCGGTCTTCAGAGATTTGCTTCTGTATGGACAGGAGATAATATGGCCACCTGGGATCATTTAAGAATAGCCAACACGCAGTGTCAAAGATTGAGTGCTTCAGGTGTTTCCTTCTCTGGCTCGGATGTAGGTGGATTTATTGGCACACCATCTGGAGAGCTTTATGTAAGATGGGTACAGATGGCCACCTTCCATCCGTTCTTTAGAACGCACTCATCGGGAGATCATGGAGATAAAGAGCCATGGGTTTTTGAAAAAGAATATACTGACATTGTGAAGAAGTTTATCAGCTTCAGATATCAGCTTCTTCCATATATTTACTCTACTTTCTGGCAATATGCTGAGCGCGGCACACCTATGCTAAAATCTCTGCATATGATTAACCAGAACGACCCTGAAAGTTATTATAGAGAAGAGGAATTTTTATTAGGCGATAACATACTTATCTGCCCTATGTCTCTTGAAGGCTCTATTAAAAGAGGCGTATATCTACCTAAGGGAACGTGGTATAATTACTGGAATGATGAGCAATTCAAAGGCGGAAAAGAAATACAGGTGGTAGCTTCACTTCAAGAAATTCCTTTCTTCGTAAAAGCAGGAGCAGTTATACCGCTTCAGCCTAAAATGCAATATACCAACCAGATCACTTATGATCAGTTAGACCTGCTGGTATACAACCTGGAGGGCACGCTTAAGTCTGAGCTATATGAAGATTCTGGAGAAGGCTATGATTACGAAAAAGGCGAGCATTCTTTAAAAACTTTCGAAACATCAGGAGACAAAAGTGTTTTAAAATTAAGTCAGACCATTGATGGTGACTTTAGCCCAGTGTATCAGTCATACAAAATAGTGTTTCATGGCATAAACAACCCAACCAAGGTTATGGTTGATAATAAAGAAACCAAAGTGACCAAAGATGAAAACGGCCATTATTATGTAAATGCACCTAGAGATTTTAATCAAATAATAGTCCACAAAAACCAACAACCATGA
- a CDS encoding isoamylase early set domain-containing protein: MSIKKQYLKSKSTCKVTFSVDKKEANGANKIYLSGDFNDWATAEDELTSLKNGSFKITKELPSDSEYQFRYLIDGEYWANDGEADKYADNGVSNEQNCILVI; this comes from the coding sequence ATGAGTATTAAAAAGCAGTATTTAAAGTCTAAGTCTACTTGTAAGGTGACTTTTTCGGTAGACAAAAAAGAGGCCAATGGCGCTAACAAAATCTATTTAAGTGGTGATTTTAATGATTGGGCGACCGCAGAAGATGAATTGACATCTTTGAAAAACGGTAGCTTCAAGATTACCAAGGAATTACCTTCAGATAGCGAATATCAGTTTAGATATTTGATTGATGGAGAATATTGGGCTAACGACGGAGAGGCAGATAAATATGCTGATAACGGCGTGTCTAATGAGCAAAACTGTATTTTAGTTATCTAG